The following are encoded in a window of Salinibacter ruber DSM 13855 genomic DNA:
- the sucD gene encoding succinate--CoA ligase subunit alpha: MSILVDDDTRVVVQGLTGSEGTFHAEQMMDYGTNVVAGVTPGKGGQTHLGRPVYNTVAEAVEQENANTSIIFVPPPFAADAIQESADAGAEVIICITEGIPVADMKPTYQYVKKKGAHLIGPNCPGVITPGAAKVGIMPAMIFEPGSIGIISRSGTLTYEAVDQITRAGFGQSTAVGIGGDPVIGTRFIDALELFEDDPDTDGIVLIGEIGGTDEQEAARYVQDHMDTPVFGFIAGRTAPPGRRMGHAGAIVSGGSGTAEAKFQALEEAGATVVKNPALIGETVQDVL, from the coding sequence ATGAGCATTCTCGTCGACGACGACACGCGCGTAGTGGTGCAGGGCCTTACGGGCTCGGAAGGCACCTTCCACGCCGAACAGATGATGGATTACGGCACCAACGTGGTGGCGGGCGTCACCCCCGGCAAGGGCGGCCAGACGCACCTGGGCCGGCCCGTCTACAACACCGTCGCCGAGGCGGTGGAACAGGAAAACGCCAACACGTCCATCATCTTCGTCCCCCCTCCGTTCGCGGCCGACGCCATTCAGGAGTCCGCCGACGCGGGGGCCGAGGTCATCATCTGCATCACGGAGGGGATCCCGGTGGCGGACATGAAGCCCACCTACCAGTACGTCAAGAAGAAGGGCGCCCACCTCATCGGCCCGAACTGCCCGGGCGTCATCACGCCGGGCGCGGCCAAGGTGGGCATCATGCCGGCCATGATTTTTGAGCCCGGCTCTATCGGCATCATCTCGCGCTCCGGGACCCTCACCTACGAGGCCGTCGACCAGATTACGCGGGCCGGCTTCGGCCAAAGCACGGCGGTCGGCATCGGGGGCGACCCAGTGATCGGCACCCGCTTCATCGACGCGCTCGAGCTGTTCGAGGACGACCCCGACACGGACGGCATCGTCCTGATCGGCGAGATCGGCGGCACCGACGAACAGGAGGCCGCCCGCTACGTCCAGGACCACATGGACACGCCCGTCTTCGGCTTCATCGCCGGGCGCACGGCGCCGCCGGGCCGCCGCATGGGCCACGCCGGCGCAATCGTGTCCGGCGGCTCCGGCACGGCCGAGGCCAAGTTCCAGGCGCTCGAAGAGGCCGGCGCGACCGTGGTCAAGAACCCCGCCCTCATCGGCGAGACCGTACAGGACGTCCTGTAA
- a CDS encoding amidase family protein: MEYPTFTDARRALDAGETSCEALVSSFLERIDARDNEINAFTSVDQDGALNHARYLDSQRERGNPRPLAGLVLAVKDNICIRGYPVSCGSKMLADFSSLYDATVIDRLRDAGAIFIGKTNCDEFAMGSSNETSHFGPVRNPHAPEYVPGGSSGGSAAAVAAGLCHAALGSDTGGSVRQPAAFCGTVGLKPTYGRVSRSGLVAFASSLDVIGPLTRSAEDAATILNVIAGEDERDSTSAPVDVPDYTEGLGDGVEGLRLGLPEEYFAEGLDDDIRRMVTEQVDRLDDAGATVEEVSLPHTEYGVATYYLVATAEASSNLARYDGIRYGHRADLQETKQALQERREELKEELASARAQGDEARADTLEAQLDDEQSTLDALYTRSRTEGFGDEVKRRIMLGTYALSAGYYDKYYEKAQRVRTLIRHDFERAFEDVDALITPTTPTPPFRLGEKTDDPLEMYLNDIYTVTANLAGLPGLTVPIGEHPDTPGLPVGLQVLGPHFDEALLLRIGAAIME, from the coding sequence ATGGAGTACCCGACATTTACCGACGCCCGTCGCGCCCTCGACGCCGGAGAGACCAGCTGCGAAGCCCTGGTCTCTTCTTTTTTGGAGCGCATCGACGCGCGCGACAACGAGATCAACGCGTTCACGAGCGTCGACCAGGACGGCGCCCTGAACCACGCCCGCTACCTCGACAGCCAACGTGAGCGCGGCAACCCGCGCCCGCTCGCGGGCCTCGTCCTGGCCGTCAAGGACAACATTTGCATCCGCGGCTACCCGGTCAGCTGCGGGTCGAAGATGCTGGCGGACTTCTCGTCGCTCTACGACGCGACGGTGATCGACCGCCTCCGTGACGCCGGCGCCATCTTCATCGGCAAGACGAACTGCGACGAGTTTGCGATGGGCTCGTCGAACGAGACGTCCCACTTCGGTCCGGTGCGCAACCCGCACGCCCCCGAGTACGTGCCCGGCGGGTCGTCGGGCGGGTCGGCCGCGGCGGTGGCCGCTGGCCTGTGCCACGCCGCCCTCGGCAGCGACACGGGCGGGTCGGTGCGCCAGCCCGCCGCGTTCTGCGGCACCGTGGGCCTGAAGCCCACGTACGGCCGCGTCAGCCGCTCCGGCCTCGTCGCGTTCGCGTCGTCGCTCGACGTGATCGGGCCGTTGACCCGCAGCGCGGAGGACGCGGCGACCATCCTCAACGTGATCGCGGGCGAGGACGAGCGCGACTCGACCAGCGCGCCGGTCGATGTACCGGACTACACCGAGGGGCTCGGCGACGGCGTGGAGGGCCTCCGTCTCGGCCTTCCCGAAGAGTACTTCGCCGAGGGGCTCGACGACGACATCCGCCGCATGGTGACGGAACAGGTCGACCGGCTCGACGACGCCGGCGCGACCGTCGAGGAGGTGTCGCTCCCTCACACCGAGTACGGCGTGGCCACCTACTACCTCGTCGCCACGGCCGAGGCCTCCAGCAACCTCGCCCGCTACGACGGCATCCGCTACGGCCACCGGGCCGACCTGCAGGAGACGAAGCAGGCCCTCCAGGAGCGCCGCGAGGAGCTGAAAGAGGAGCTCGCCAGCGCCCGCGCACAGGGCGACGAGGCGCGCGCGGACACCCTCGAAGCCCAACTCGACGACGAGCAGAGCACCCTCGACGCCCTCTACACCCGCAGCCGCACCGAGGGCTTCGGCGACGAGGTAAAACGCCGCATCATGCTCGGCACCTACGCCCTCTCCGCCGGCTACTACGACAAGTACTACGAGAAGGCCCAGCGCGTGCGCACCCTCATCCGCCACGACTTCGAACGGGCCTTCGAGGACGTCGACGCCCTCATCACGCCCACGACGCCTACCCCCCCGTTCCGGCTTGGCGAGAAGACCGACGACCCGCTCGAAATGTACCTGAACGACATCTACACCGTCACGGCCAACCTCGCGGGCCTGCCCGGCCTCACGGTGCCCATCGGCGAGCACCCCGACACGCCGGGGCTGCCCGTGGGGCTGCAGGTCCTCGGGCCCCACTTCGACGAGGCACTGCTCCTACGCATCGGCGCGGCGATCATGGAGTGA
- the tatA gene encoding twin-arginine translocase TatA/TatE family subunit: protein MRALFLPTKPSTIPMGGIGFPELIIIFLVLLLVFGAKRIPEIARGIGKGIREFKSATNEISREIENEGQGRQINEPQAPQQGAPQPRQGQQQRPQGQPQDRPSEPAAEEPADGGSQSPGATESNAQGQEKEQPS from the coding sequence GTGCGTGCTCTTTTTCTTCCCACCAAGCCCTCCACGATTCCCATGGGCGGCATCGGCTTTCCCGAACTGATTATCATTTTCTTGGTCCTACTGCTCGTGTTCGGGGCGAAGCGGATCCCCGAAATTGCGCGCGGCATCGGCAAGGGCATCCGGGAGTTCAAGAGCGCGACGAACGAAATCTCCCGCGAGATCGAGAACGAGGGTCAGGGGCGTCAGATCAACGAGCCGCAGGCCCCGCAGCAGGGCGCCCCCCAGCCCCGTCAGGGCCAACAGCAGCGCCCACAGGGACAGCCCCAGGACCGTCCCTCGGAGCCGGCCGCCGAAGAGCCGGCGGACGGCGGCTCGCAGTCTCCAGGCGCCACCGAGTCGAACGCTCAGGGGCAGGAGAAGGAGCAGCCCTCCTAG
- the add gene encoding adenosine deaminase: MPMSSTPAPDAATLTQDDIRSWPKAELHCHLDGSVRLETMLDLAQQQGKMSVLPADSVEGLRDELRQVEASGTLEAYLAWFDYTIPLLQTEAALRRTAYELAADNAAENVRYLEVRYSPILHVESDLSLEAVNDAVIEGLRRAEADFDITTSLIVCGLRDRFESASMRLAELAVEYQHEGVVAFDLAGGEAGNPPKGHLHAFYRARNNLLNLTIHAGEAWGPDSIRQALFYCGAHRIGHGISLRKDPELMQYFADHRIPLEICPTSNVDTQAVPSLEAHPIETYVRSNIPVTVNTDNRLFSRTSVTKELWRVHQHCNLEARHLREIALNGFRYAFLPHQQKQDLLRSVTDDFPLAETAETPLW; this comes from the coding sequence ATGCCGATGTCCTCGACCCCCGCCCCCGACGCCGCGACGCTTACCCAAGACGACATTCGGAGCTGGCCGAAGGCCGAACTGCACTGCCACCTCGACGGCTCGGTGCGGCTGGAGACGATGCTCGACCTGGCGCAGCAGCAGGGCAAAATGAGCGTGCTCCCCGCCGACAGCGTGGAGGGGCTCCGCGATGAGCTCCGGCAGGTGGAAGCGTCCGGCACCCTGGAGGCCTATCTCGCCTGGTTCGACTACACGATTCCGCTGCTCCAGACCGAAGCGGCGCTCCGGCGGACGGCCTACGAGCTGGCGGCGGACAACGCGGCGGAGAACGTCCGGTACCTGGAGGTGCGGTATTCGCCCATCCTTCACGTCGAGTCGGACCTGTCCCTCGAGGCTGTGAACGACGCGGTGATCGAGGGGCTTCGGCGGGCGGAGGCGGACTTCGACATTACGACCTCCCTCATCGTCTGCGGCCTTCGGGATCGGTTCGAGAGTGCATCGATGCGGCTGGCGGAGCTGGCCGTCGAGTATCAGCACGAAGGGGTCGTGGCGTTTGACCTGGCGGGGGGCGAGGCGGGGAATCCGCCGAAGGGACACCTCCACGCGTTCTACCGGGCCCGCAACAACCTCCTCAACCTCACGATCCACGCCGGGGAGGCCTGGGGCCCCGACTCCATCCGCCAGGCGCTCTTCTACTGCGGGGCGCACCGCATCGGGCACGGCATCTCGCTGCGGAAGGACCCGGAGCTCATGCAGTACTTTGCTGACCACCGCATCCCGCTCGAAATCTGCCCGACCAGCAACGTGGACACGCAGGCGGTGCCGAGCCTGGAGGCCCACCCCATCGAAACGTACGTGCGGTCCAACATTCCGGTCACCGTCAACACCGACAATCGGCTCTTCAGCCGCACCTCGGTGACGAAAGAGCTCTGGCGCGTGCACCAGCACTGCAACCTGGAGGCGCGCCATCTCCGCGAGATTGCCCTCAACGGGTTCCGGTACGCGTTCCTGCCGCACCAGCAGAAGCAGGACCTGCTCCGGTCCGTGACGGACGACTTTCCGCTGGCGGAGACCGCCGAGACGCCGCTGTGGTAG
- the aroA gene encoding 3-phosphoshikimate 1-carboxyvinyltransferase — translation MVQTIDQAASLRGTVSLPADKSISHRSALLSALGTGRSRVYNFPDSADPQSTLDCVRTLGIEAGRNDEGVLAIHGRGLGGLHPPSEPLDCGNSGTTMRLLSGMMAGQEFGSVLTGDESLQQRPMERIADPLQAMGARIDLRSGHAPIRIRPQRSDGLRPLEYRLPVASAQVKSCVLLAGLYASGRTVVIETTPSRDHTERMLGLEVQEVGGERHIIVEEDHTVPAVDWSVPGDFSGAAFFLVAGTLVPDSELHLDDVGLNPSRTALLDVLDGMGADITVENERVQGSEPVGDITVRSASLSGIDIGGRLIPNLIDEIPVIAVAAACAEGRTEIRDAEELRVKETDRLHAMAQNLEALGAKVQEREDGLIIDGNGPNLLGAAVTSHDDHRIAMAMGVAGLVAHGTTTISDAECARVSFPGFWDELSRVSVS, via the coding sequence ATGGTTCAGACGATCGATCAGGCCGCCTCCCTGCGCGGCACCGTGTCCCTGCCCGCCGACAAGTCGATCTCGCACCGCTCCGCCCTCCTGTCGGCGCTCGGGACGGGGCGCTCGCGGGTGTACAACTTTCCCGACTCGGCCGATCCGCAGTCGACCCTCGACTGTGTGCGTACCCTCGGAATCGAGGCCGGCCGGAACGACGAGGGCGTGCTCGCGATCCACGGCCGCGGGCTCGGGGGGTTGCACCCGCCGAGCGAGCCGCTCGACTGTGGAAACTCCGGCACCACCATGCGCCTGCTCTCGGGCATGATGGCCGGCCAGGAGTTTGGGAGCGTCCTGACCGGGGACGAGTCCCTGCAGCAGCGGCCGATGGAGCGCATTGCCGACCCCCTGCAGGCCATGGGGGCACGGATTGACCTACGAAGTGGACACGCGCCCATCCGCATCCGCCCGCAGCGTTCGGACGGACTGCGGCCCCTCGAGTACCGGCTGCCGGTGGCCTCGGCCCAGGTCAAGTCGTGCGTGCTGCTCGCCGGGCTGTACGCGTCGGGGCGCACCGTTGTGATCGAGACGACCCCCTCGCGCGACCACACCGAGCGCATGCTGGGCCTGGAGGTGCAGGAGGTGGGCGGCGAACGGCACATCATCGTGGAGGAGGACCACACCGTGCCGGCCGTCGACTGGTCGGTGCCCGGCGATTTCTCGGGGGCGGCCTTCTTCCTGGTGGCTGGCACGCTGGTGCCCGACAGCGAGCTGCACCTCGACGACGTGGGCCTCAACCCGTCGCGCACGGCCCTGCTCGACGTGCTGGACGGGATGGGGGCCGACATTACGGTTGAGAACGAGCGCGTGCAGGGCAGCGAGCCGGTGGGCGACATCACCGTCCGCTCCGCGTCGCTCTCCGGCATCGACATCGGGGGGCGTCTCATCCCCAATCTCATCGACGAGATTCCCGTCATCGCCGTGGCCGCGGCCTGCGCGGAGGGGCGCACTGAGATTCGGGACGCGGAGGAGCTGCGCGTGAAGGAGACCGACCGCCTCCACGCGATGGCGCAGAACCTGGAGGCGCTGGGGGCGAAGGTGCAGGAGCGAGAGGACGGCCTTATCATCGACGGCAACGGCCCCAATCTGTTGGGGGCCGCGGTGACGAGCCACGATGACCACCGCATTGCCATGGCAATGGGCGTGGCCGGCCTCGTGGCGCACGGCACCACCACCATCTCGGACGCCGAGTGCGCCCGCGTGTCGTTTCCGGGCTTCTGGGACGAACTCTCGCGCGTGTCGGTGTCCTAG
- a CDS encoding putative quinol monooxygenase — MANEQKSLLARLHAKPDKVEEVRTFLEDALPLAEDEEKTVSWYALQIDDTTFGIFDTFAGEEGRQAHLDGDIAAALMEHADELLEEPPQIEHVDVLAAK, encoded by the coding sequence ATGGCCAACGAACAGAAATCGCTCCTCGCTCGCCTGCACGCAAAGCCCGACAAGGTGGAGGAGGTCCGCACCTTCCTTGAGGACGCCCTTCCGCTCGCCGAGGACGAAGAGAAGACCGTCTCCTGGTACGCCCTCCAGATCGACGACACCACCTTCGGCATCTTCGACACCTTCGCGGGCGAAGAGGGCCGACAGGCACACCTCGACGGCGACATTGCTGCGGCCCTGATGGAGCACGCCGACGAGCTTCTCGAGGAGCCGCCCCAGATCGAGCACGTAGATGTCCTGGCGGCCAAGTAG
- a CDS encoding universal stress protein has product MLNIDTILFPTDFSSVAEDAFAHAAHLALRSGATICVFNVVTPDDGDASNPMDFLPVTPVEGGAVDDAAPQRVEVQTVTQERGTVPVVYAQTDSTSPETAIVEQATEHDMDLVVMGTHGRQGMDRLLSGSVAEEVVRQAPCPVFTVLADDEDAPARTPIDRVLVPVDLSEQSPLVVDHATALADAYGASIDLLHVVEEATFPTAYGIDPLAPSQPDVQERAREALEALAADLGDVDAPIDTHVLAGYAARDIVDFAADHAADLVVMATHGRTGLQRFLIGSVAEKVTRSASCPVFTVKSFGKSLVPSRDGEDA; this is encoded by the coding sequence ATGCTCAACATTGACACCATTCTATTCCCGACCGACTTCTCCTCGGTGGCCGAGGACGCATTCGCCCACGCCGCGCACCTGGCGCTGCGGTCCGGCGCTACGATCTGCGTGTTCAACGTGGTGACGCCGGACGACGGGGACGCGTCCAACCCCATGGACTTCTTGCCGGTGACCCCCGTGGAGGGGGGCGCGGTCGACGACGCGGCCCCCCAGCGCGTGGAGGTCCAAACCGTGACGCAGGAGCGTGGCACGGTGCCGGTCGTGTACGCCCAGACGGACAGCACCTCGCCCGAGACGGCGATCGTGGAGCAGGCCACCGAGCACGACATGGACCTCGTGGTGATGGGCACCCACGGCCGGCAGGGCATGGACCGTCTGCTGAGCGGGAGCGTGGCCGAAGAGGTGGTGCGCCAGGCGCCCTGCCCGGTGTTTACGGTCCTCGCGGACGACGAGGACGCCCCCGCCCGAACGCCGATCGACCGCGTGCTCGTGCCTGTCGACCTGTCGGAGCAGTCGCCCCTCGTGGTGGACCACGCCACGGCCCTGGCGGACGCCTACGGCGCGTCGATCGACCTCCTGCACGTGGTCGAAGAGGCGACCTTCCCGACCGCGTACGGCATCGATCCGCTCGCTCCCTCCCAGCCCGACGTGCAGGAGCGGGCCCGCGAGGCCCTCGAGGCGCTGGCGGCGGACCTCGGCGACGTCGACGCGCCAATCGACACGCACGTGCTCGCCGGCTACGCCGCCCGCGACATCGTGGATTTCGCCGCGGACCACGCCGCCGACCTGGTCGTGATGGCGACGCACGGCCGCACGGGGCTCCAGCGCTTCCTCATCGGGAGCGTGGCGGAGAAGGTGACACGAAGCGCCTCCTGCCCTGTCTTCACCGTGAAAAGCTTCGGGAAGTCGCTCGTCCCGTCCCGAGACGGCGAGGACGCGTAG
- a CDS encoding response regulator, producing the protein MEDIALVDDHPLLRKGLARTIEAEADLNVAGQMDSAEEALSEIEDLAPDLVIVDISLPGMSGMELIKHLQSRVPDVQILVVSRHDETLYAERCIRAGARGYVMKQEAGDDIVQAIRKVLNDRIFVSEEINERLLQSMAEGGRERIMQSPLEVLSDRELEVFELTGQGLSTREIAERLHLSVKTVESYRARIKNKLNLDSANELMKHAVQWVESEEST; encoded by the coding sequence ATGGAAGACATCGCCCTGGTTGACGACCATCCGCTTCTGCGAAAGGGCCTGGCCCGCACCATCGAGGCGGAGGCCGACCTCAACGTGGCCGGCCAGATGGACAGCGCCGAGGAGGCCCTCAGCGAGATCGAGGACCTGGCCCCCGACCTCGTCATCGTGGACATTTCCCTGCCCGGCATGAGCGGGATGGAGCTCATCAAGCACCTCCAATCGCGGGTGCCCGACGTGCAGATTCTTGTCGTCTCGCGACACGACGAGACCCTCTACGCCGAGCGCTGCATCCGGGCCGGGGCGCGGGGCTACGTAATGAAGCAGGAGGCCGGCGACGACATTGTGCAGGCCATCCGGAAGGTGCTCAACGACCGCATCTTCGTCAGCGAAGAGATCAACGAGCGACTGCTACAGAGCATGGCCGAGGGCGGGCGCGAGCGCATCATGCAGTCGCCGCTCGAGGTGCTGAGCGACCGCGAACTGGAGGTGTTTGAGCTGACGGGCCAGGGCCTCTCGACGCGCGAAATCGCCGAGCGGCTCCACCTGTCCGTCAAGACCGTCGAGTCGTACCGGGCCCGGATCAAGAACAAGCTCAACCTCGACTCCGCCAACGAGCTCATGAAGCACGCCGTGCAGTGGGTGGAAAGCGAAGAGAGCACGTAA
- a CDS encoding PAS domain S-box protein, giving the protein MPLPSRRIPLYVGLGLLSGAFFLLDWMLPMGATVEMLQVAVILLTLFLEGRGPTIGFGLLTTAFVGLGCALEFAASVPAEALMERGLVLAGLWTAVAVVLRYKRVRQAQRESEAKAQAILETTVDGIITIDADGEIESFNEAAEDIFGYDAEEVIGKNVKVLMPPPYRDEHDEYLRNYHETGRKRIIGIGREVWGRRKDGSTFPMDLAVSEVELGDRILFTGIVRDISERRRLEKEILEISEEERRRIGQDLHDGLGQMLTGIGLLSQDLARQLEEEGHERAADMAEITDHVKEADQYARDLSHGLIPVDVEANGLTEALRRLSQNAVRMFNVACSFREVDTVLVHNNTVATHLYRIAQEAVSNAVRHGEADNIKVILASGDEQIRLQVRDDGTGFDPGVSDGSGMGVHIMQYRARIIGGGLEITSDPGDGTVVTCTIPRTADVPVDEASSPVPAES; this is encoded by the coding sequence ATGCCCCTCCCTTCGCGACGTATTCCCCTCTACGTCGGCCTCGGCCTGCTGTCCGGGGCGTTCTTTCTCCTGGACTGGATGCTCCCGATGGGGGCGACCGTGGAGATGCTTCAGGTCGCGGTCATTCTGCTGACCCTCTTTCTCGAAGGGCGGGGCCCTACGATCGGATTTGGCCTCCTGACGACGGCGTTCGTCGGGCTCGGGTGCGCCCTTGAGTTCGCGGCCTCCGTCCCCGCCGAGGCGCTCATGGAGCGCGGCCTGGTGCTGGCCGGCCTCTGGACCGCAGTGGCGGTGGTGCTCCGCTACAAGCGCGTGCGCCAGGCCCAGCGCGAGAGCGAGGCGAAGGCCCAGGCCATCCTCGAAACGACGGTCGACGGCATCATCACGATCGACGCGGACGGGGAGATCGAGTCGTTCAACGAAGCCGCCGAGGACATCTTCGGGTACGACGCCGAAGAGGTGATCGGGAAGAACGTGAAGGTGCTCATGCCGCCCCCGTACCGCGACGAGCACGACGAGTACCTTCGGAACTACCACGAGACCGGGCGCAAGCGCATCATCGGCATTGGACGAGAGGTATGGGGCCGTCGCAAGGACGGATCCACCTTCCCGATGGACCTGGCCGTGAGCGAAGTGGAATTGGGCGATCGAATCCTCTTCACCGGCATCGTGCGCGACATTAGCGAGCGGCGCCGGCTCGAGAAGGAAATCCTGGAGATCAGCGAAGAGGAGCGCCGCCGCATTGGACAGGACCTGCACGACGGCCTCGGGCAGATGCTGACCGGCATCGGCCTGCTGAGTCAGGACCTGGCCCGGCAGCTGGAGGAGGAGGGCCACGAGCGCGCCGCGGACATGGCCGAGATCACCGACCACGTCAAGGAGGCCGACCAGTACGCCCGCGACCTGTCGCACGGCCTCATTCCGGTGGACGTGGAGGCCAACGGCCTGACCGAGGCCCTGCGCCGCCTGTCCCAGAATGCCGTGCGGATGTTCAACGTGGCGTGTTCGTTCCGGGAGGTCGACACCGTTCTCGTCCACAACAACACCGTTGCGACGCACCTTTACCGCATCGCCCAGGAGGCCGTGAGCAACGCCGTGCGCCACGGCGAGGCCGACAACATCAAGGTCATTCTCGCCTCCGGCGACGAGCAGATCCGCCTTCAGGTGCGGGACGACGGCACCGGCTTCGATCCCGGCGTGTCGGACGGGTCCGGGATGGGGGTCCACATCATGCAGTACCGCGCCCGCATCATCGGAGGGGGCCTCGAGATCACGAGCGACCCCGGAGACGGAACGGTGGTGACCTGCACGATCCCCCGAACGGCCGATGTGCCCGTGGACGAGGCCTCGTCCCCCGTGCCGGCCGAGTCGTAA
- a CDS encoding universal stress protein, translating into MLHAAHILCLGSSTSAAGTQAAQLARRTGATLHVMPLPSGRAAGPTGSDPGSGAEAAVPAHVVETQPRSVTAVLQYVGDADIDLVVADTPLDRGPVPPLATDLTRALTRRLDRPVFIVERQDDPDAIQRLLVPTDLSASALRAFRHAVALARLYDAAIDVLHVIESVPYVALTPTDRLSLGATTLLERRGRRRLRAFLQEGEAAGVQVQSHIMRGAAADQISRFANQGDVDLMVLSAHGSDAEEGPLGPVGTRVLGRVTRPLFLVRASGPSLLGPPDDAA; encoded by the coding sequence ATGCTCCACGCCGCCCACATTCTGTGTTTGGGGTCGTCCACGTCGGCGGCCGGCACACAGGCCGCGCAGCTGGCCCGTCGCACCGGGGCGACGCTGCACGTGATGCCCCTCCCGTCCGGCCGGGCCGCCGGCCCGACGGGGTCGGATCCGGGCTCCGGGGCAGAGGCGGCGGTGCCGGCGCACGTCGTCGAGACACAACCCCGCTCCGTGACGGCGGTGCTCCAGTACGTGGGGGACGCGGACATCGACCTCGTGGTGGCCGACACCCCGCTCGACCGTGGGCCGGTTCCGCCGCTTGCCACCGACCTGACCCGGGCCCTCACCCGGCGCCTCGACCGTCCCGTTTTTATTGTGGAGCGCCAGGACGACCCGGACGCCATTCAGCGTCTCCTCGTCCCCACCGACCTGTCCGCCTCCGCCCTCCGCGCCTTCCGGCACGCCGTGGCGCTGGCCCGCCTGTACGACGCCGCCATCGATGTCCTGCACGTGATCGAGTCCGTCCCGTACGTGGCCCTAACACCGACGGATCGCCTTTCGTTAGGGGCCACGACGCTGTTGGAGCGGCGCGGGCGCCGCCGGCTCCGCGCCTTCCTGCAGGAAGGCGAGGCGGCGGGCGTACAGGTGCAGTCCCACATCATGCGCGGCGCCGCCGCGGATCAGATTAGCCGCTTTGCGAACCAGGGCGACGTGGACTTGATGGTACTCTCCGCCCACGGCAGTGACGCAGAAGAGGGCCCGCTCGGGCCGGTCGGCACGCGCGTGCTGGGGCGGGTAACCCGTCCCCTGTTCCTGGTACGAGCCTCCGGCCCATCGCTCCTCGGCCCGCCCGACGACGCGGCGTAG
- a CDS encoding DNA-binding protein, translating to MTTSPPTPYQESPPATLPAPCPTRPVAGRPVDTDTPVFDWTPVPDATRYRVQIARTEAFEAVHYDEIMDRGTAVSLGAVLPDADATACWRVRAEGADEARSDWSGPARFAAPSAELESAAGTVRVEAPPVPLHPTSDQNPPLDQSAVPFTWEAVPEATGYQLQVAPADAPEDPVVDCTVDQTTSVTLYDTLSGTGTSFRWRVRPLFRVAEPGPWSDPVPFVVAPPTDDERAPEGKNPRAAARIAGPATQARTSTTLSLTVSLFAVLSFLATIALIILAG from the coding sequence ATGACCACGTCTCCCCCCACCCCGTACCAGGAATCGCCCCCCGCGACGCTCCCGGCGCCGTGTCCCACCCGGCCCGTGGCGGGCCGCCCGGTCGACACCGACACGCCGGTGTTCGACTGGACGCCGGTGCCCGACGCGACCCGCTATCGGGTCCAGATCGCACGCACGGAGGCCTTCGAGGCCGTCCACTACGACGAGATCATGGATCGCGGCACCGCTGTGTCGCTCGGGGCCGTGCTCCCGGACGCGGACGCCACGGCCTGTTGGCGCGTGCGGGCAGAGGGGGCGGACGAGGCCCGGTCCGACTGGAGCGGGCCGGCCCGCTTTGCGGCCCCGTCCGCGGAGCTGGAGTCCGCGGCGGGCACGGTCCGGGTGGAGGCGCCGCCGGTGCCGCTCCACCCCACGAGCGATCAGAATCCCCCGCTCGACCAGAGCGCCGTTCCGTTTACGTGGGAGGCCGTGCCGGAGGCCACTGGGTACCAGCTTCAGGTGGCGCCGGCCGACGCCCCTGAGGACCCGGTCGTCGACTGTACGGTTGACCAGACCACGTCGGTTACCCTCTACGACACGCTGTCCGGAACGGGCACGTCGTTTCGCTGGCGTGTGCGCCCGCTCTTCCGCGTGGCCGAGCCCGGGCCCTGGAGCGATCCGGTGCCGTTCGTCGTTGCGCCGCCGACGGACGACGAGCGTGCGCCCGAGGGCAAAAACCCGCGGGCGGCGGCCCGGATCGCGGGGCCGGCCACACAGGCACGAACGAGCACGACCCTCTCGCTCACTGTGTCGCTGTTTGCCGTGCTGAGCTTCCTCGCCACCATTGCACTCATCATCCTCGCCGGGTAG